DNA sequence from the Cucumis melo cultivar AY chromosome 6, USDA_Cmelo_AY_1.0, whole genome shotgun sequence genome:
ccaccgtcatgtcgccttgctccaagtttaggaactcttgtagcttggcgtgcttcacattggcagagaagaacttagcatagaagttctccttgaactgctcccaagttattttgctgacatcgccccccagcattctctcagcggtctcccaccaggcggtgcccctgtcctccaagaagaagactgcacactgcaccttctggtcttctgagcacttcatgtaccggaaaatagtctctatggacgtcaaccacatttgggcctttgtggggttgtccatggatccgtcaaaggtcttgggattatacttcctgaaatcccgtaagtgtttcgcctcggccgacagttgaactggtattGGTTGAGCTTCCtaaggggctggaggagcgacggcctgagcctgagcaggggcggcctgggcctgagcaggggcggcctggttctgctgggcggcaaggaaaggcgccaaagcagcttgcagcatgtcctgataacgctgctccatcgcggcgagatccgcctgggtgaccggtgcgtttgggtcgactgccggtgcaacaggtggcgcctccggctggccacgaccggcttctctgcctcccctaccacctcctcggcgtgcacccctacgtggcggcattctccctaaaattcaccaacaaacttttcaccacaagaacttaacaccctatatctaggtcttagactattcaggcaaaattgtaatcttaacattagcaaggctttagacatacctggcgagtgccgaaggaccgtatagccatagggtgaagtaaaaccaaaacaaaaaaaaatgacttacatcgtaggtcagtctacagaacctaaaacactgtgctctgataccaactgtaacgacccaactccttatactgaatcgaagtcattaccaaatatagaacaagtggtttaagtcataaaaaaaatttcaaaatgcatacggtttaagaaattttatttataaaatttaaacaaggtagtcatgcaaaaatgtaaaagcgttctgaaatcctactcgggccctatctacataaaagatggtaagtgatgaaaagtactcaaattcaaatgcgaaaatctgaaataagaataagcggaagcggtagtccctatggccctccacggtctcacttcgggtcgctcgccagcttgcccttgcccttgccccgtcctctacctgaaaacataaaacgaagagagtgagtataaaaatactcagtaagggacccactactcgtcccactaggtgcctgttaacttcctgttagagtcctgataactggtacccaatctctggcacgttcccgaacacgtgcaatcatgcgctcccgtaggaacgtaactctggtcttcggtgccccgggggacacctaggacagtcgggatgcgaggaccccgtcgagtcactcgagtcatatctatatccatgctagactggcgtcccgtcggaccacacagtcctcaataggtggtgatcccgaaggacacccatgcaggtacgactctaacagatcaagctaacaggtaccctaattgcagtatacatacacatggcatcagcatataacatatcatataaatcatctctgccctctccgtctcgacattcgtcgtatagctataacagctctcgctacacataacaggctatagtgtaaccataccgtcatttacatcatactaacattgatttcaggcatcgtaccgtccaatcctcaacatgcaaaattggagtatacatcatctcatatttctaagcatggagctagtagtagaatctcttacctggagatttacttgacgagtcctaaccgcgaggcagtacgctttccaagcgacgaggtcctaactgtttaatatgccaaaattcgtaattaggtcgcccacgattaacggttcaagactcattcgaaatgacttaccctagaaggagattgcagtgctcaagcccctactgaagaaatccccagctgcagcagttacttggtccaagacgtcccttaaggaaaaatgatctaatttaattccaaattaaattaactagtgcccaaaatattgaatcttactggataatgccaaaataattgatttaattaccaaaaattaggtggaaggagccaaattagtcctggcggctcggctggaagaggacagggaccggctcggcttggcgcaggcgcggctcggctcggcacagggattacgcgtgcggctcggcttgcaacaggagggagacgcggctcggctacgcagaagcgcgcggcgcggcttcacacgcggacgcggctcgcgcacgggtgcacgcggacgcggctcgcgcacgggtgcacgcgggcgcgggtcgggttccggaaggtggcgcgcgtcggttcgggtcgcggggcgggtcttcggtcggatctttgcgcgcgaggcgtcggcttccggatttcgggtggcgcggcggctgctggtggtccggctaccgcggcttcgctcggcgacggctacagacttgcgtttcggctgcgcttgcgtcggatcgaagcggcgcgactcggctggctgacgggttggctgcggacgcgcgaaggtggcttcgactcggcttcggcgtgcgagagacggctgctccgacggacgctcggctgctgGATCGGCTTGGgcgattcttccgacgcggctggaagctcggcgacggctcggtttcgGCTGTAGGCTCGGccgcgctgctgaacagagaggggagatgcttggcggctcgggttcgcggcggcggcgtgcggcggctagggtttcaaaaaaaaattccttttttttttttttttctttctcttcctctttacgcacgagtcccaaggcccttttattaaaaaaatgactcttttctttccttttaaaaaacccaaaacaacccctcctctctctctctccaaatctcaccaaaacaaccaactttagtttaatatgggcttccctaattatttccaacaaaataaaattaaaataataagataaataaataaatggaaaaatgatacttattatcctaaacaaatGAGGATTCCCAACTTTAATTACTCAAGAAAAtccaaatggtaaggttcttccaataaatctaaaatttccaTAACCCCGCTTAACATTAATGACAATGGACAAAACCCAAAAGAGATAtcgaattgttgggcgttagagcacgattgtcatgttttattacaccAACTGCTACTTATTGGTATTCAAGCATTCTTATTGAAAAATGTGTACACTGCTATTATCGaactatgtaatttttttcatgACTTATGCGCTAtaacgataagagtaagtgatttggacagattgcaagcagacatcataatcatactttgtaagttggaaagaatatttccaacTGTCTTCTTTAGCGCTATGGTACACCTAgccgttcacttaccatatgaaatcaAGGTTACTGGTTCGGTTTCTTACATTTGGATGTATCCCATTAAAACAAGTCTACGCACTTTAAAATAGTAAGTTAGAAACAAAGCACATCCTGAGGGGTCCATTGTAAAAGcgtatgtgatgaatgaatcaaGCACCTTTTGTTCGCGTTACCTAAGTGGTATAGAGATTCAATTCATAAGAGATGAGCAAAATGATGATACTATTCCAAAGTACGAGGTAATTGGTGAGTTCAAAATTTTCAAGCAGGAAGTACGACCCTTGGGTGATTCAATCTTTCGTACTATATCACAGGAAGAGAAACAtctcttccattggtacattCTCAACAATGTAGACGAAATATCGGAGTATTGCAAGTAAGCATTTCTTATCTTTGTATTTCTTAGGTATAGTTATTGAGTATTTGTTATATACGTTGTTGTTGTTACACAAAttaaattcataatcatccccgtcaggaaattatacttgacgcgCAATAAATGTCAAGTAAAATTTGCACTATACTTGATGCTAAAAACCCATCAAGTACAATCtccactatacttgacgcgacacaaaacgtcaagtaaaagctAACATAAAATAATTCGAAAATTTTGTCTTCTTCAAATTATACTAAACGTTTTTTTCACGTCAAGTAAATGTTCGCAATACTTGACACgaataaaacgtcaagtaaaatgtcctttatacttgactcgaaaaaaacgtcaagtaaaggttaacgtaaaataatttgaaaaactTCGTGAAAACTCCACTTTTTTtagactatacttgacgtttttcctttaaaatggtcaatacttgacgttttttttaacaaaaacatcaagtatgtaaaagtagctagtgtcaagtaaagtagattttgtagtagaGATATTATGGCAGCTTATGAAGTAGATTAAAACAACTACTTTAGATCATGTTGTGATATTGATGATGTACAAAACTAGCCAATAGTGTTCTTATGTGAAAACAAAGCATTAAATGATGACatcaatatttaacaaaattattcaaaagacaacttggcAAACTTATTTACAAAGGCATTACCAACTCCGACATTTGAAAAGCTTAAGCACAAAATTGAAATGGGATAACTCAAAGAATTTAAATGATGTACTTATAAGGGGAAGTAAAAATACTGCATTTTTTCCTTGAATATGATTTTTCCCATTGGGTCTTCCTAGCAATGTTTTTAATGAGGCAATTAGTAACGTATGTAAAATaatgtactctttttccttcactaggatttttttccactggattttttttcataatgtactctttttccttcactaggattttttccCACTGGATTTTTCTAGTAAGATTTTAACgagacatttattttatataatatggacatCTAAAGGGATAGTattatgaatattttaaattaaagttaaatattattagatgtctttaacctccttaggttacaaattcatccatTAACCTCCCCCATTAATCTTCATAACTTTCCTGTCCtctatttatgtttggttttgtaaccattattctcacaaccctataaaCAGAGGTTGTAGAAATCATTTGTATACACATCACacttgagttcaattgtcttatcttctttattcttcgctttgtttgtttcattgttctttattttataacataTCTAAGTTTAAATACAAtttaatccatttttttctcattcatAATTTTATATACTTAttagttttgttaattttaatctttttctttaaaaaacaTAGTTTGTTTTTAAGTTATGAATTTGATACAATTacatgaatttaaaattttcatttcttcttttactcttAAATTAGGTAATTTTTTGTGATTATACAGcttgaccttttttttttctttttttttccccttgCATGATGTTCCCTATATTTGACTTCATTTACAACTCCCTTGCAATAAACTATTTTGCTCAACGATATTGTTTGGTTTGAAGAAATTCTGTTTCTAGTAATTCGTATAAAATAATTCTTATTCGCACGTATTTACATGTTGACGGGTTACATGTCAAATtcataaaaacaaatttattcaAACATAATAATTACTTAAATAAGGTTGCAAATGGACgtcgtatttaaagaaattcaggcaaattgttttacgaaaactagaacggtttggtaaattaaatatacgaatttgtgtattagatttagaatataaatttaaaaaaataataataatttagcATACAACGATTACGCAAAAAAGGTTAAAAATTGAtgtcatatttaaaaaaattacttcaAATTGTTTTACAAAAACTAGGACGATGTGATAAactaaatatacaaaatttatgTATTGGAGTtagaatataaatttaaaataaaaataataataaattatttgcacATAACGATTActtaaaatatattgaaaattgaCGTCATATTTAAAGAATTAAGGTAAATTGTTTAACAAAAATTCAAtgatttggtaaattaattaTACGAAATTTGTTTATTGGAGTtagaatataaattaaaaaaattaataatttttacgCATTATGTTCCATGTAATTGACTTCAGTTTATAACTCCCTTCCTATAAACTATTTTGTTCTTCTTATATAGTTTCACTTGAATGAAATTATGTTGTCAGTCATTGGTTTAAATCAATGGCTAAATATACACAATTTCTGTATTACATTTAGAATATCAACTTAAAAACaagaatataatttaattattcgCATGTAACAACCCACGTtaaaaaaggttgaaaatggACGTTATCTTTAAAGaaattgttttacgaaaactatgacgatttggtaaattaaatatatataatttatgtaTTTGAGGTAGAATaggaattttaaaaatattaataatttattaacaCGAAACGCTTGCGTAAAAAACGTTGAAAATGGACGTCGTATTTAAGAAAACTAATGGAACTTGTTTTACGAAAATATGACAATTTatgataaattaaatatatttatgtattagatttagaatatgaatttaaaaaaataataataaataataattttcataaacatttcCACCTAACCCTTCCTCAAACACATCTAATTATCATAATCCAACCTTTTTCATAACCTAAGGGTTATCATAAATCCAATCCTTCTCCAAAATGGCTCCTAAAAGACTcttttgaaagaaagaaaatcaaagttaaaagatatttatgaaatgatttttttatgtAAAAATCTCTTTAGACAATTTAGATAATTGTGTTTCAAAAATCGGAAAATAACGTTGTGTTTTTGCAAAAATGACTCAATCTAATATTTTAAGAGTATTTCTTGCCTctaacgatttttttaaaaaaatattttaaatgagAAAACTTCAGAAAAtcttacaaatataacaaaatattataatttatatattaagaTAGATTACTATTGTGTCTATTATGATATAGATAAACATTGGTCATGATAAATATAGACATTGATCTATTGTGGTTGATCATAAATAGACGatggtattttgtaaatattttacttcattttactatatttttaatagttttattttctttggaAACTGAAGTCCTCctaaatatgaaaagaaaataaagaaaattaaaaaaaaaaactataaaataaTGGGTTTGGTCATATGTAGACAAAACTATTTTTAATGCTTTGTTTTCCTTTAGGTCAAAAATATACATCCCAACACCCAACCTCCTGTTCTCatctttttcttgttctttgCTTTGTTCTATATTTACATCGTTAGGAGGTGTTTGGAGCGAATGGTGACTTATAATAATGTGagtattataatagtttgtgtttatGGTGCAGATTATTGTCTCAGTTTTTATCgacattgtttctttttgtagTAGCTGCTATTGGGATTTTCGATTTGATTTGACCTTCTACTTTTACTTATAAATATTTGGAGCTTAGTGAGAGAAAGGGAGTGAAAACAAGTATTAtcataatattattaaatgatgaattcctttttaaattaaaatcagAAAGCGAAAAACGGTAGCCATTAGATTtcagttttttaaaaaagataaattaaccatttaaataaatatattataatagtGTTTCTTTATAAATACATTAATAtagttcaatatatatatatatatatatatgaggtAAGTAAGAACTCATAGTTTCTTCTCtgttttataattaattatcttatcaATTTAAACATCCAAGATCATAATGAATTGGACTGTAAATTCCAAGATCATAATGAATTGGACTGTAAATTCCAAGATCATAATGAATTGGACTGTTGGTGTCAAGCAATACGAAAGTGTGTATTTTGGGTCAAAATTTGGCATGAACAGAAGCTAAAATGAAAAAACagcaacaagaagaagaagaagaagaagaagaagaagaagaattttcttttaaaattttcttttggttttaagaaataaataaatatatacacaacgaaatctaaacaaaaaaaataaaaaagatgttACGTTTAACTAAAAGTCTTTCGACTTTTTTCTTCGGCATGTAATTAATCATGTAATTATATACTAAACACAATtttgatagaagtctattaacgagtgttaatttaatattttgaaatattttaactaattttatcgtttataataattttctttttagtatATAATTGGTATTAAAAAAATTCTTCGCACTCCAGATTCAATTACAAGTTTTTGCAACATTACTAACCATTAAACATTTCTTTAACATTAAATGCTTTTGTTAATAATTTCTCATTTATGTCAATACGTTTACTTTTGAACTCAATTAAACACAGCAACCACATATCATACCTCAATTGGACCAAAACTACCTCATTGAATCAAATGATGGTGATAAAGACACATAGCATTATCAAATTTGTCATTTCCTTGTCCTCCTTTCATTTCAGACATATATCATTTCAATCCTTTCTAATTCTGTTATTAATTtcgaaggaaaaaaaaaacaaaatataacaatttgTTATTGACCaaaatttttcatccaaatcGATGATGTAGCCGTAATGTTTCAAGTTGAAAAACAAAACATGAATGAACCAATATCACATGTAACCAAAAACATGATTAAGAAGTAATTAACAAAATTGAAATCTACCATCTCCACTAACAAGGTGTAACTTTCTTTTCGGTAGATCCTTAGTCTAGAACAGTCTTATGTTGATTGACGTTATATTCTTTTTCTCCGAGGAAGATTCTTGAATCGTTTGGAAGGCATAAATGATAATAAGTGAGAGTTTGAAATAGGAAGAAAAAATATCTTAGCTTTAACATTCAATGGGCCGATGGGATAGTTCATAAGTTTAACACAAAACAACTCCAACAAAACAATGGGCTAACGTGGCCTCGTCATAACCTCCTCGAAGAACGTTCTAGCAACAAATGCCAATTACCGCCACTCAATTCTTAACAACTGTTCCTCATTTTTGCCTTTCTCCTCAAGAAAATTCCAACAATCTAAcgcctttatatatatataagcgaTTCAACCACCCTTCTTCTTCATACCCAAGtcagaagagaaaaaaaaaaaaaaaaaaaacgcttTACATCGCTCTCTTTGtcctcttcttcaactttttccctttttcttgtAAATGGGGTTGAAGTGGATTCTCAATTCTGCCTTTACTCAAGTTCTGGGTCTCACCGAGAAGCTACAACAGAATCAGAAGGAGGCAGGAGGAGAAGGAATCAAGAACGTGGAACAAGTGAAGGAGGGGCGAGATTGTTTTTATGGTGGAGGATTGAATTTTGAAAGTGGGTTTCAAATGCCGCTTCATTATCCTAGGTACACGAAGAGGGATTATGAGGAAATGGAGGAAGGTAAGTTGGATTTGCTTCTGAAACAATATGGACTCTGTTTTGATGGTACTCTTGAGGAGAAAAGGGCATTTGCTATTGGGACGTTCTTATGGCCTGACCAACTTTGAATTTACCCACCATGTGTTTGATGAAATTCCTCAACGAAAAAATGACCCGGTTTTTAAGGTGTTTGTATAGCTAGGTTATGAATGAATGTGATGTTAGTTTAAGATGCAGAAATATTAGTATCTGtgtcttttttatatattttttttttcttttttggtcaAAGCTTTTGTTTGGCTGTATATGCTGATCTTGATGGGATACTGATGAATCTTGTAAAAACCTTGTCACATATAATGGTATATTAAAAATACCCCTTTCTAATGAAATACCCTTTTACTTTCTTTCTTGCTTTAAAGAACTTTActtcacaaaaaaaaattgtaaaaatctAGTGTAAGGAACAAGAAGAATTTGGTATTGGTCTTCAAGAAACGAAGGAAGAAACTATTGCATTCATATATTGAGTGATCATTAATAGTTTCTACATTTAATCTTTTTCAAAACTCTTACATAACCGTACAACATCTCTGATTGTTATCTTGGTTTCCGTCAAGGTATTGATTATCAGGATGCGGCCATCCCGGCCATATCATTGGCCATGGCACAGGTTGGGGCTGCGGCTGTGGTAGCATTAATTGCCAAGGATATGGCTGCGGCCGCTGTAGGTTGGGGTAAGATCTGTCAAACCAATGAGATTGTTCATTATAGCTATGATAAGGGTTTGAGTATGAAGAATGATTGGTAGTATCTTCTCCAAAAGAAGGGTAATATCTTCTATCTCCAGCTTCACCATCAAATCTTATACTTCTCACCTCTGCATGTTTGCCTGATTTTTCAATTACTTTCAAGAATGTTCTTGGATTCACTCTTCCACAGATTCTGACTGATCCATCATCTGAATCCATTGTGATTGTGTAAAtacctaataaaaaaaacaacaagaaaTAAGAAACAGAGGGAAAGAGGAGAAATAGATAAGGAGGGGAGAGTGAAAGAGAGAAACCATAGATGTTTTGTAGAATTTCTTGGATTTTTGCTTTGCATGCTTCACATTGAACACTTGCATTAAGAACACAACTCTGCAAATAAGTGAAAAATGTTTCAGCTTTAACAGAAGTAAATGGAGGAGAAGGGGAAAGAAAAGCAAACGAAGTGTGTTTTTTGGAGTGTGAACCATTTCTGCGACAGAGTAATCCATTGAGTTCATTTCTGGAGATCGTTAAAAAGGTTCAAGGGAGGGGTTTCTTCTAA
Encoded proteins:
- the LOC103491020 gene encoding heavy metal-associated isoprenylated plant protein 34 isoform X2, producing the protein MNSMDYSVAEMSCVLNASVQCEACKAKIQEILQNIYGIYTITMDSDDGSVRICGRVNPRTFLKVIEKSGKHAEVRSIRFDGEAGDRRYYPSFGEDTTNHSSYSNPYHSYNEQSHWFDRSYPNLQRPQPYPWQLMLPQPQPQPVPWPMIWPGWPHPDNQYLDGNQDNNQRCCTVM
- the LOC103491021 gene encoding uncharacterized protein LOC103491021, whose amino-acid sequence is MGLKWILNSAFTQVLGLTEKLQQNQKEAGGEGIKNVEQVKEGRDCFYGGGLNFESGFQMPLHYPRYTKRDYEEMEEGKLDLLLKQYGLCFDGTLEEKRAFAIGTFLWPDQL
- the LOC103491020 gene encoding uncharacterized protein LOC103491020 isoform X1; this encodes MNSMDYSVAEMSCVLNASVQCEACKAKIQEILQNIYGFSLSLSPPYLFLLFPSVSYFLLFFLLGIYTITMDSDDGSVRICGRVNPRTFLKVIEKSGKHAEVRSIRFDGEAGDRRYYPSFGEDTTNHSSYSNPYHSYNEQSHWFDRSYPNLQRPQPYPWQLMLPQPQPQPVPWPMIWPGWPHPDNQYLDGNQDNNQRCCTVM